Proteins encoded by one window of Eremothecium cymbalariae DBVPG#7215 chromosome 1, complete sequence:
- the EDC3 gene encoding Edc3p (similar to Ashbya gossypii AEL049W): protein MSQFQGFKVQVELKDGKLITGSISKCNSKSLTLQEVVFSDGGISQLFKVKSTRLKNLKVIGVPKGGKKWISSSNTGNSSNGSHNNNNNNNGRIENASRVQNNGAIHGSNGSTSNTCGTTDISDNNGSVSRSAKVSSSNNSVKKDGNWEHDDDLEKLKSEEFDFQGNLRMFNKEDVFAKLKQQDTVNPNERLVSHNKQKKTKLNFENDEMVITNAKDDDWEERPGVSATKNRTTTPSVTADAGSSGPSTEYLPITKSINITHLLQQSNKSSASEEEVLSKLQKVLSPSSRSPSLSKTPGFRTLKTNISVPLANPVQLLEMERLASDTFAFPPALSIEHSAVHLSKFIKQKLGGRARLYNANNNAQPLMVILASDNRSGARALAVGRCLSQHGHIRVIAVLTTEMMAHGPVSDNSVRSQLEMFTKFGGKIVDTVSGLKSMLEKLNSPVEIVLDAMQGFDCNLSDLVDTYESDDESSELARIKNLITWCNEQTCAVWSLDIPSGIDAGSAIPNFDTYIRPTTIISTAWPLTSLNLLDCHELYLCDIGIPQQCYAMRNSLRKFSAVEDIFVTEGVVQLTR from the coding sequence ATGTCACAATTCCAAGGGTTTAAAGTTCAAGTTGAATTGAAAGATGGTAAGTTGATCACAGGATCTATTTCAAAATGCAATTCAAAATCGTTAACTTTACAAGAGGTTGTGTTTTCAGATGGAGGAATATCGCAGTTGTTTAAGGTTAAGTCTACGCGGTTAAAGAATCTGAAGGTGATTGGAGTCCCGAAGGGAGGCAAGAAGTGGATATCTAGCAGCAATACCGGGAATAGCAGCAACGGCagccacaacaacaacaacaacaacaacggcAGAATTGAAAATGCCAGTAGAGTTCAGAATAATGGAGCGATACACGGAAGTAACGGCAGTACCAGCAATACCTGTGGTACGACTGATATTTCTGATAATAATGGTAGTGTAAGCAGAAGTGCCAAAGtaagcagcagcaacaataGTGTCAAGAAAGATGGTAATTGGgaacatgatgatgacCTTGAAAAGCTGAAGAGTGAGGAGTTTGATTTCCAGGGTAACCTGAGGATGTTCAATAAAGAAGATGTGTTTGCGAAATTGAAGCAACAGGACACTGTCAACCCTAACGAACGGCTGGTGTCTCATAACaagcagaagaagactAAGCTGaactttgaaaatgatgaaatggTGATCACCAACGCCAAAGATGACGATTGGGAAGAAAGACCTGGCGTTTCTGCTACTAAGAATAGGACAACCACACCTAGTGTTACTGCCGATGCCGGGAGCAGTGGTCCTAGTACAGAATATCTACCAATAACCAAGTCTATTAATATTACCCATTTGTTGCAGCAGAGCAACAAAAGCAGTGCgtctgaagaagaagtacTTTCAAAACTACAAAAAGTGCTATCGCCTTCATCCAGATCACCTTCACTAAGCAAGACACCGGGCTTCCGTACACTGAAGACAAATATATCTGTGCCATTGGCTAACCCTGTGCAGCTGCTTGAGATGGAGAGGCTTGCGTCGGACACTTTTGCCTTCCCTCCAGCGTTATCCATAGAACACAGTGCCGTCCATCTCTCCAAGTTCATTAAGCAGAAGTTAGGGGGCAGGGCCCGTCTGTATAATGCCAACAATAATGCCCAACCACTAATGGTAATACTAGCAAGTGACAACCGCTCCGGCGCCCGCGCCCTTGCTGTCGGTCGCTGTCTCTCCCAGCATGGCCATATCAGAGTTATAGCGGTGCTCACCACAGAAATGATGGCCCATGGTCCCGTCTCCGACAATTCAGTACGTTCCCAACTCGAAATGTTCACCAAATTCGGTGGGAAAATCGTGGATACCGTGTCAGGCCTAAAGTCTATGTTGGAAAAACTCAACTCCCCCGTGGAAATTGTCCTTGACGCAATGCAGGGCTTCGACTGCAACCTCTCAGATCTGGTCGACACCTACGAATCAGACGATGAGTCCTCCGAATTGGCCCGCATCAAAAACCTTATCACCTGGTGCAACGAGCAGACCTGCGCGGTCTGGTCCCTCGACATCCCCAGTGGCATTGACGCAGGCTCAGCCATCCCAAACTTCGACACCTACATCCGCCCAACCACCATCATCAGCACCGCCTGGCCATTGACCTCCCTCAACCTACTGGACTGTCACGAACTCTATTTATGTGACATCGGCATCCCGCAGCAGTGCTATGCGATGAGAAATTCCCTGCGCAAATTCTCCGCAGTAGAAGACATCTTCGTCACAGAAGGCGTGGTCCAGCTCACCAGATAG